From a single Hymenobacter sp. YIM 151500-1 genomic region:
- a CDS encoding acyl-CoA carboxylase subunit beta — protein MSDLHAEAQLSKLEILDRKNQEALLGGGQARIDAQHAKGKLTARERIDLLLDEGSFEEIGKFVMHRSKDFGLDKEYYLGDGVVTGYGTVNGRLVYVFSQDFTVFGGSLSETHAEKIVKIMDLAMKNGAPVIGLNDSGGARIQEGVVSLGGYADIFYKNTLASGVVPQLSAIMGPCAGGAVYSPAITDFILMVENTSYMFVTGPNVVKTVTHENVTSEELGGASTHSAKSGVTHFTAPNEVACINQLKALLSYMPQNCEETAPVVPYEPQGDEARPALDSIIPDNPNQPYDIREVIEGIIDANTFLEVHQNFAENIVVGFARLGGRSIGIVGNQPAVLAGVLDINASTKAARFVRFCDSFNIPLLVLEDVPGFLPGTDQEWRGIITNGAKLLYAFCEATVPRITVITRKAYGGAYDVMNSKHIGADMNYAWPTAEIAVMGAKGAAEIIFKREIAQAQDPEAKLQEKVDEYQQKFATPYRAAHRGFVDEVIRPSQTRQKLIRAFKMLENKADTLPRKKHGNIPL, from the coding sequence ATGTCTGACCTGCACGCTGAAGCCCAACTAAGCAAACTCGAAATCCTTGACCGTAAAAACCAGGAGGCTCTGCTCGGCGGCGGCCAGGCCCGCATCGACGCCCAGCACGCCAAGGGCAAACTGACGGCCCGGGAGCGAATCGACTTACTGCTGGATGAAGGCTCGTTTGAGGAAATCGGCAAGTTTGTGATGCACCGCTCCAAGGACTTCGGCCTCGATAAAGAATACTACCTCGGCGACGGGGTAGTGACGGGCTATGGCACGGTGAACGGCCGGCTGGTGTACGTGTTTTCGCAGGATTTCACGGTGTTTGGCGGCTCGCTGAGCGAAACGCACGCCGAGAAAATCGTGAAAATCATGGACCTGGCCATGAAGAACGGCGCCCCGGTTATTGGCCTCAACGACTCAGGCGGGGCCCGGATACAGGAAGGTGTGGTGAGCCTGGGCGGCTACGCCGACATTTTCTACAAGAATACGCTGGCCTCGGGCGTAGTGCCGCAGCTGTCGGCTATCATGGGGCCGTGCGCGGGCGGGGCGGTGTACTCGCCGGCCATTACGGACTTCATCCTGATGGTCGAAAACACGAGCTACATGTTCGTGACCGGGCCCAACGTAGTGAAAACCGTGACCCACGAAAACGTGACCAGCGAGGAGTTGGGCGGGGCCAGCACCCACTCGGCCAAAAGCGGCGTTACGCACTTCACGGCTCCCAATGAGGTAGCCTGCATCAACCAGCTCAAGGCGCTGCTGAGCTACATGCCCCAGAACTGCGAGGAAACGGCCCCCGTCGTGCCTTATGAGCCGCAGGGCGACGAGGCCCGGCCCGCCCTGGACAGCATCATTCCCGACAACCCCAACCAACCCTACGACATCCGGGAGGTTATCGAAGGCATCATCGACGCCAATACCTTCCTGGAAGTGCACCAGAACTTTGCCGAAAACATCGTCGTGGGGTTTGCCCGGCTCGGGGGCCGCAGCATCGGCATCGTGGGCAACCAGCCGGCGGTGCTGGCCGGCGTGCTCGACATCAACGCCTCAACCAAAGCGGCCCGCTTCGTGCGGTTCTGCGACTCGTTCAATATTCCGCTGCTGGTGCTGGAGGACGTGCCCGGTTTCCTGCCCGGCACCGACCAGGAGTGGCGCGGCATCATCACCAACGGCGCCAAGCTGCTCTACGCCTTCTGCGAAGCCACCGTGCCGCGCATCACCGTCATCACCCGCAAAGCCTACGGCGGGGCCTACGACGTGATGAACTCCAAGCACATCGGGGCCGACATGAACTACGCCTGGCCCACGGCCGAAATTGCCGTAATGGGCGCCAAAGGCGCGGCCGAAATCATCTTCAAGCGCGAAATAGCCCAGGCCCAGGACCCCGAAGCCAAGCTCCAGGAGAAGGTAGATGAATACCAGCAGAAGTTTGCCACCCCCTACCGGGCCGCCCACCGCGGCTTCGTGGACGAGGTAATCCGGCCCTCGCAGACGCGGCAAAAGCTGATTCGCGCCTTCAAGATGCTAGAAAACAAGGCGGATACACTGCCGCGTAAAAAGCACGGCAACATTCCGCTGTAG
- a CDS encoding DUF4258 domain-containing protein has product MFTCLSVEVKAHAAQRMYERNITRAEVEFVLEHGQVIIDYLNDQPLPSFLLLAFPTGRPIHLLAGHDASTHHCVIVTVYEPDPARWSADFTSKLPHT; this is encoded by the coding sequence ATGTTTACGTGTTTGAGCGTTGAGGTAAAAGCTCACGCTGCGCAGCGAATGTACGAGCGAAACATCACGCGGGCCGAAGTAGAATTTGTGTTGGAACACGGGCAGGTCATAATTGACTATCTTAATGATCAGCCATTGCCAAGCTTTCTGTTGTTAGCGTTTCCAACGGGTCGTCCAATTCACTTGTTGGCTGGTCATGATGCCAGCACGCATCATTGCGTCATAGTTACTGTTTACGAACCCGATCCTGCAAGATGGTCGGCTGATTTCACTTCAAAACTGCCCCACACATGA
- a CDS encoding type II toxin-antitoxin system MqsA family antitoxin: MSKCLTCRAGDMIPGHTTVTFTKSDRVTIFRHVPALVCDCCGDYSLSLDVTEQLLNEAQNAERRGVQIEIVDWQIAA, encoded by the coding sequence ATGAGTAAATGTTTGACGTGTCGGGCCGGAGACATGATTCCGGGTCACACTACCGTCACCTTCACTAAGTCAGATAGGGTGACGATTTTTCGGCATGTTCCAGCGTTAGTATGCGACTGTTGCGGCGACTATTCACTTAGCCTCGACGTGACCGAACAATTATTAAATGAAGCCCAAAATGCCGAGCGCCGTGGCGTGCAGATTGAAATAGTTGATTGGCAAATTGCGGCCTAG
- a CDS encoding M42 family metallopeptidase codes for MRQESFDFLQKYLNNPSPTGFEKEGQQLWLEYLKPYVDEYLVDTYGTVVGVINPQAQYKVVIEAHADEISYFVNYITKEGYLYLRKNGGSDPLVAPSKRVNIHTKKGIVKAVFGWPAIHVRKVEQDKAPTIETVFLDCGASSREEVEEMGVHVGSVVTFEDEFTVLNEKYYVGRALDNRIGGFMIAEVARMLRENNKQLPFGLYIVNAVQEEIGLRGAEMIAHRIQPDVAIITDVIHDTQAPMYEKKTSGDLHCGKGPVITYGPAVQNNLRELIIEAAQGAEIPFQRAAATRATGTDTDAFAYSNAGVASALISLPLKYMHTTVETVHRDDVENVTRLIYETLLRIQDGHDFRYFS; via the coding sequence ATGCGTCAAGAATCTTTCGACTTCCTACAGAAATACCTGAACAACCCCTCTCCTACCGGCTTCGAGAAGGAGGGCCAGCAGCTGTGGCTGGAGTACCTCAAGCCTTACGTCGACGAGTACCTGGTGGACACCTACGGCACGGTGGTGGGCGTTATCAATCCCCAGGCTCAGTACAAAGTGGTGATTGAGGCTCACGCCGACGAAATCAGCTACTTCGTCAACTACATCACCAAAGAAGGCTACCTGTACCTGCGCAAAAACGGCGGCTCCGACCCGCTGGTAGCCCCGAGCAAGCGCGTGAACATCCACACCAAAAAAGGCATCGTGAAAGCCGTGTTCGGCTGGCCGGCCATTCACGTGCGCAAGGTGGAGCAGGACAAGGCCCCGACCATCGAAACCGTGTTTCTGGACTGCGGCGCTTCCTCGCGGGAAGAGGTAGAGGAAATGGGCGTGCACGTGGGCTCGGTAGTGACGTTCGAGGACGAATTCACGGTGCTCAACGAGAAGTATTACGTGGGCCGGGCCCTGGACAACCGTATCGGCGGCTTCATGATTGCCGAGGTGGCCCGGATGCTGCGCGAGAACAACAAGCAGCTGCCTTTCGGGCTCTATATCGTGAATGCGGTGCAGGAGGAAATCGGCCTGCGCGGCGCCGAGATGATTGCCCACCGCATTCAGCCCGATGTGGCCATCATCACCGACGTGATTCACGATACCCAGGCGCCGATGTACGAAAAGAAAACGTCCGGCGACCTGCACTGCGGCAAAGGCCCGGTCATCACCTACGGTCCGGCCGTGCAAAACAACCTGCGTGAGCTAATCATCGAAGCGGCCCAGGGAGCCGAAATTCCGTTTCAGCGGGCGGCAGCCACCCGCGCCACCGGCACCGACACCGACGCCTTTGCCTACTCCAACGCCGGCGTAGCCTCTGCCCTGATTTCGCTGCCGCTGAAATACATGCACACCACCGTGGAAACCGTGCACCGCGACGACGTAGAAAACGTAACCAGGCTCATCTACGAAACCCTGCTCCGCATCCAAGACGGCCACGACTTTCGGTATTTCAGTTAA
- a CDS encoding ABC transporter substrate-binding protein, producing the protein MGRQVAIPYPPHRIVSLVPSQTELLYDLGLSHRIVGVTKFCIHPPTARHTAAVIGGTKNFHFDKIASCQPHLILGNKEENYQEGIEQLATRHPVWMSDIATLADSLDMIRRVGLLTGRKEAADTLAAEIANSFAGLVPASEPVPAAYFIWRKPYMVAAGGTFIDDMLARAGFHNVFGHLGRYPEITPEQLQAAAPRQILLSSEPYPFGEKHVAEFQAICPTAEIRIVDGELFSWYGSRLRYSATYFRELWPTL; encoded by the coding sequence ATGGGTCGTCAAGTGGCCATTCCTTATCCGCCGCACCGTATTGTGTCATTAGTGCCTTCCCAAACAGAGTTACTTTATGATTTAGGCCTTAGTCACCGAATTGTTGGCGTAACAAAATTCTGCATTCATCCACCTACCGCCCGCCACACGGCTGCTGTCATTGGCGGCACCAAGAACTTCCACTTTGACAAAATAGCCTCTTGCCAGCCTCACCTCATTCTCGGCAACAAAGAGGAAAACTACCAGGAAGGCATTGAGCAGCTAGCCACCCGGCACCCGGTCTGGATGAGCGACATTGCCACGCTGGCCGACTCGCTGGACATGATTCGGCGGGTGGGGCTACTCACCGGCCGCAAAGAAGCCGCCGATACGTTGGCGGCAGAAATTGCCAACTCGTTTGCCGGCTTGGTGCCGGCTTCCGAGCCCGTTCCAGCCGCCTACTTTATCTGGCGCAAACCGTACATGGTGGCTGCTGGGGGTACTTTCATTGACGACATGCTGGCGCGCGCCGGTTTCCACAATGTGTTCGGCCACCTGGGCCGCTACCCGGAAATCACGCCGGAGCAACTGCAAGCCGCCGCGCCTCGGCAGATTCTGCTGTCGTCGGAGCCGTATCCGTTTGGGGAAAAGCACGTGGCAGAGTTTCAGGCCATATGTCCGACAGCTGAAATCCGCATTGTCGATGGGGAATTATTCAGCTGGTATGGCAGCCGGTTGCGGTATTCGGCGACATACTTTCGGGAGTTGTGGCCTACGCTTTAG
- a CDS encoding 3-phosphoshikimate 1-carboxyvinyltransferase: MTWAGGPVRGTAQVPASKSESNRALIIRALAGGGALHNLSDANDTQLMQRLLHDPAAEVFDAEDAGTVMRFLTAYLAMTGRATALTGTARMQERPIGVLVEALRQLGARIEYAGQEGYPPLRLHGRTPQPATEEAADFTELTVRGDISSQYISALLMVGPTLPHGLRIWLTGKVGSRPYIRMTQALMQHFGAQCRDLGRVLEVRPQPYQPTDYTVEGDWSAASYWYALVALAPPGSFLTLPTLRRYSWQGDQAIADIMAKLGVQTEFLAGETIRLTQTTPTESLTQDFTDCPDLAQTVAVVAAALGVPATMTGLESLRIKETDRIAALQTELAKFGGALTDEGNGSFRVTSEGFQVSGQTVATYHDHRMAMAFAPLAMRGPLTIEAPQVVRKSYPQFWAELEKAGMNVAYASA; encoded by the coding sequence TTGACCTGGGCGGGCGGGCCCGTGCGGGGCACGGCCCAGGTGCCGGCGTCCAAAAGTGAAAGCAACCGTGCCCTCATTATCCGGGCCCTGGCCGGGGGCGGCGCCCTGCACAACCTCTCCGACGCCAACGACACCCAACTCATGCAGCGCCTGCTGCACGACCCCGCCGCCGAGGTGTTCGACGCCGAGGACGCCGGCACGGTGATGCGCTTTCTGACAGCCTACCTAGCCATGACCGGCCGCGCCACCGCGCTGACCGGCACGGCCCGCATGCAGGAGCGGCCCATTGGGGTGCTGGTGGAGGCCCTGCGCCAGCTGGGAGCCCGCATCGAGTATGCGGGGCAAGAAGGCTACCCGCCCCTGCGCCTGCACGGCCGCACGCCCCAGCCCGCCACCGAAGAAGCCGCCGACTTCACGGAGCTAACCGTGCGCGGCGACATCAGCAGCCAGTACATTTCGGCTCTGCTGATGGTGGGGCCCACTTTGCCCCACGGCCTGCGCATCTGGCTGACCGGCAAAGTCGGCTCCCGGCCCTACATCCGCATGACTCAGGCTCTGATGCAGCATTTCGGGGCCCAGTGCCGCGACCTGGGCCGGGTGCTGGAGGTGCGCCCCCAGCCCTACCAACCCACCGATTACACCGTGGAGGGCGACTGGTCGGCGGCCAGCTACTGGTATGCACTGGTGGCCCTGGCGCCGCCGGGCTCCTTTCTCACGCTGCCCACCTTGCGCCGCTACTCCTGGCAGGGCGACCAGGCCATTGCCGATATTATGGCAAAGCTGGGTGTGCAGACCGAGTTTCTGGCCGGCGAAACCATCCGCCTCACCCAAACCACGCCCACCGAGTCCCTCACTCAGGACTTCACCGACTGCCCCGACCTGGCCCAGACCGTAGCCGTGGTAGCTGCCGCCTTAGGAGTACCCGCCACCATGACCGGCCTGGAAAGCCTGCGCATCAAGGAAACCGACCGGATTGCCGCCCTGCAAACGGAACTGGCCAAGTTCGGCGGCGCCCTAACCGACGAGGGCAACGGCAGCTTCCGGGTTACGTCCGAAGGTTTCCAGGTCAGCGGCCAAACGGTAGCCACCTACCACGACCACCGCATGGCTATGGCTTTTGCGCCGCTGGCCATGCGCGGCCCGCTTACTATCGAGGCTCCGCAGGTGGTGCGTAAGTCGTACCCGCAGTTCTGGGCCGAGCTGGAGAAGGCAGGAATGAATGTGGCCTACGCTTCAGCTTAG
- the aroB gene encoding 3-dehydroquinate synthase, whose product MLNEDLLIGNQILSELGARLARPGLGQVVVLADTNTATLCYPRLKPHLPATHTLIEIAAGEEHKTLTTCEEVWRQLTELRADRHAVLVNLGGGVVTDLGGFCAALYKRGIRFVQVPTTLLAQVDASVGGKTGVDFLGFKNQLGVFQEPWLVCINPDFLATLDPRQLKAGYAEVLKHWLIADADAFATYGAQGVLTIDWTPIIRDSVALKQRIVEQDPRESGPRKLLNFGHTVGHALESYLLLQPGREILHGEAVAAGLVCEAWLSHRKGLLSAAGLEKVETCVLSVFEKVQFVSLEADPIADFARQDKKNTGAVINCTLLEGIGHGIYDQPVTEEDIAAALRYYHRL is encoded by the coding sequence GTGTTGAACGAAGATTTGCTGATTGGCAACCAGATTCTGTCTGAGTTAGGCGCCCGACTGGCCCGCCCAGGCTTAGGGCAAGTAGTGGTGTTGGCCGATACCAACACGGCCACCTTATGCTATCCGCGGCTTAAGCCCCACTTGCCCGCCACCCACACACTGATAGAAATTGCGGCCGGCGAAGAGCATAAGACGTTGACTACCTGCGAGGAAGTGTGGCGCCAGCTCACCGAGCTGCGCGCCGACCGCCATGCAGTGCTGGTCAACCTGGGTGGGGGCGTGGTAACGGACCTGGGCGGCTTCTGCGCGGCTTTGTATAAGCGCGGCATCCGGTTTGTGCAGGTGCCCACCACGTTGCTGGCCCAGGTAGATGCCAGCGTAGGCGGCAAGACCGGCGTTGATTTCCTGGGGTTCAAAAACCAGCTTGGCGTATTTCAGGAGCCCTGGCTGGTATGCATCAACCCTGATTTCCTGGCCACCCTCGACCCCCGCCAGCTCAAGGCTGGCTACGCCGAAGTGCTCAAGCACTGGCTGATTGCCGACGCCGACGCCTTCGCCACCTACGGCGCCCAGGGCGTGCTCACCATCGACTGGACGCCCATCATCCGCGACTCGGTGGCCCTGAAGCAGCGCATTGTGGAGCAGGACCCGCGGGAAAGCGGGCCGCGCAAGCTGCTTAACTTCGGGCATACCGTAGGTCACGCCCTGGAGAGTTACCTGCTGCTCCAGCCGGGCCGCGAAATTCTGCACGGCGAAGCGGTGGCCGCCGGGCTGGTGTGCGAGGCTTGGCTGAGCCACCGGAAAGGCTTGTTGTCGGCGGCCGGGCTGGAAAAGGTAGAAACTTGCGTGCTGTCGGTGTTCGAGAAGGTGCAGTTTGTGTCGCTCGAAGCCGACCCCATTGCCGACTTTGCCCGCCAGGACAAGAAAAACACGGGCGCCGTCATCAACTGCACGCTGCTCGAAGGCATTGGCCACGGCATCTACGACCAGCCTGTCACCGAGGAAGACATTGCCGCCGCCCTACGCTACTACCACCGACTGTAG
- a CDS encoding bifunctional 3-deoxy-7-phosphoheptulonate synthase/chorismate mutase type II has protein sequence MPSVSAPETYFTRLLHAQAAPLLIAGPCSAETEEQVLATAHGLRALGRVQLFRAGVWKPRTRPGSFEGRGAAALPWLQRVKAETGLPVTIEVATPRHVEEALAYGVDVLWIGARTTVNPFAVQELADALAGTGVPVMVKNPVNPDVALWAGALERLERAGIRDLAAIHRGFSTFAPSRYRNAPTWALPIELKTRFPHIPLICDPSHIGGRRDLLLPIAQKALDLDYDGLMIETHPTPDQALSDAEQQITPQRLGELLQELKYRYRSSDNAEYRNKAEELRQKMDVADREIIEALARRMSLVEELAEYKRENNVKILQLDRWQEIFASRRDWAGRVGVNEKFVAELYKLIHIESIRKQTEILQRPE, from the coding sequence ATGCCCTCCGTATCTGCCCCCGAAACGTATTTCACCCGCCTGCTGCACGCCCAGGCGGCTCCACTGCTCATTGCCGGACCCTGCTCAGCCGAAACCGAGGAGCAGGTGCTGGCCACTGCCCACGGCCTGCGAGCTTTGGGGCGGGTGCAGCTGTTTCGGGCCGGGGTGTGGAAGCCCCGCACCCGGCCGGGTTCTTTTGAGGGACGCGGCGCGGCCGCCCTACCCTGGTTGCAGCGGGTGAAAGCGGAAACCGGCCTGCCGGTAACCATCGAAGTAGCCACCCCGCGCCACGTAGAGGAAGCCCTGGCTTACGGCGTGGATGTGCTCTGGATTGGGGCCCGCACCACCGTCAATCCGTTTGCGGTGCAGGAACTGGCCGATGCGCTGGCCGGTACCGGCGTGCCCGTGATGGTGAAAAATCCCGTGAACCCCGACGTGGCCTTGTGGGCCGGAGCCCTGGAGCGACTGGAGCGGGCCGGCATTCGGGACCTGGCCGCCATTCACCGCGGCTTCAGCACGTTTGCGCCTTCGCGCTACCGCAACGCGCCCACCTGGGCCCTGCCCATCGAGCTGAAAACCCGCTTCCCTCACATTCCGCTCATCTGCGACCCAAGCCACATCGGTGGCCGGCGCGACCTGCTGCTGCCCATCGCCCAAAAGGCCCTCGACTTGGACTACGATGGCCTGATGATTGAAACCCACCCCACGCCCGACCAAGCCCTCTCGGACGCCGAGCAGCAGATTACGCCCCAGCGCCTGGGCGAGCTGCTCCAAGAGCTGAAGTACCGCTACCGCTCCTCCGACAACGCCGAGTACCGCAACAAAGCCGAGGAGCTGCGCCAGAAAATGGACGTGGCCGACCGGGAAATCATCGAGGCCCTGGCCCGGCGCATGTCGCTGGTGGAGGAGCTGGCCGAGTACAAGCGCGAAAACAACGTGAAGATTTTGCAGCTGGACCGCTGGCAGGAAATCTTTGCCTCGCGCCGGGACTGGGCCGGTCGGGTAGGCGTCAACGAGAAGTTTGTGGCGGAGCTGTACAAGCTCATTCACATTGAAAGCATCCGCAAGCAAACCGAGATTCTGCAGCGGCCGGAATAA
- a CDS encoding proline dehydrogenase family protein, with product MSVTQAPPLSFDNTAVAFASKSDADLRKMYALFAAMNNNALVKTGGGLMKTALKWQLPGTKFLIKNSIFEQFCGGETIQECLPVIQELGRYNIGTILDYSVEGEGNDKSYDATTTEILATLDLAHRSRHIPFSVFKVTGVADAAILEKVQAGTALSPTEQASLERSKKRINAICARAHQYGVRVFVDAEESWFQETIDQLATEMMARYNRESAIVWNTYQLYRHDRLEALQEDHAAAERGSYYLGVKLVRGAYMEKEARVAAHQGRPNPINPTKQATDDLYNEALRYCVQHIDRISICAGTHNEASSLLLTELMQEHGVAPNDPRVWFAQLYGMSDNLSYNLANAGYNTAKYVPYGPVEAVMPYLLRRADENTAIAGQSSREFLLIQREIARRKSRG from the coding sequence ATGTCCGTAACCCAAGCCCCGCCCCTCTCCTTCGACAACACTGCCGTGGCGTTTGCCTCCAAGTCCGACGCCGACCTGCGCAAAATGTACGCGCTGTTTGCGGCCATGAACAACAATGCCTTGGTGAAAACCGGGGGCGGCCTGATGAAGACGGCGCTGAAATGGCAGTTGCCCGGCACCAAGTTCCTCATCAAAAACTCCATCTTCGAGCAGTTTTGCGGGGGCGAAACCATTCAGGAATGCCTGCCTGTCATTCAGGAGCTGGGGCGCTACAACATCGGCACCATCCTCGACTACTCGGTGGAGGGCGAGGGCAACGACAAAAGCTACGACGCCACAACCACCGAAATTCTGGCGACGCTGGACCTGGCCCACCGCTCCCGCCACATTCCGTTTTCTGTATTTAAGGTGACGGGCGTAGCCGATGCGGCTATCTTGGAGAAGGTACAGGCCGGCACCGCCCTCAGCCCCACCGAGCAGGCCAGCCTGGAGCGCAGCAAAAAGCGCATCAACGCCATTTGTGCCCGCGCCCACCAGTATGGGGTGCGTGTGTTCGTGGATGCCGAGGAAAGCTGGTTTCAGGAAACCATCGACCAGCTGGCCACCGAGATGATGGCCCGCTACAACCGCGAATCGGCCATCGTGTGGAACACCTACCAGCTCTACCGCCACGACCGACTCGAAGCCTTGCAGGAGGACCACGCCGCCGCCGAGCGAGGCAGCTACTACCTGGGCGTGAAGCTGGTGCGCGGGGCCTACATGGAAAAAGAAGCCCGCGTAGCCGCTCATCAGGGCCGCCCCAACCCCATCAACCCCACCAAGCAAGCCACCGACGACCTGTACAACGAAGCCCTACGCTACTGCGTGCAGCACATCGACCGAATCAGCATTTGCGCGGGCACCCACAACGAGGCCAGCTCCCTGCTGCTCACCGAACTGATGCAGGAGCATGGCGTGGCCCCTAACGACCCGCGGGTGTGGTTTGCCCAGCTCTACGGCATGAGCGACAACCTGAGCTACAACCTCGCCAACGCCGGGTACAACACCGCTAAGTACGTACCGTACGGTCCCGTAGAGGCCGTAATGCCTTATCTGCTGCGCCGCGCCGATGAGAATACGGCCATTGCCGGCCAGAGCAGCCGCGAGTTTCTCTTAATCCAGCGAGAAATAGCCCGGCGCAAATCCAGGGGGTAG
- a CDS encoding carboxy terminal-processing peptidase, giving the protein MSSPRLKIGLYASVLLAVFVLASYKLYQRNDARAPQKDEVLIKAMLQALSAAHYQPERIDDSFSKRVFDLYLKRIDASKKFLLQPDIAQLRKYQNDIDNQVQRGTHEFLDLSTQLMDQRVKEVQGLYREILAKPFDFTVEENFETESDKINFAADKAAQREEWRKFLKYQTLVRVSEMMDEQAKKKDKPLASSSVTPSPATTSEPMRTPEQMEAEARKRVLKYFDDYFKDLQQTDANDRLAMYANTISNTYDPHTEYFAPRDKDNFDIAMTGRFEGIGATLQEKEGQIKVADIVPGSASYRQGDLKAGDIILRVAQGAEEPVSVEGWRLDKAITLIRGRKGTEVRLTVRKPDNSTKIIPIIRDVVVIEETYAQSATINENGKKLGYIKLPNFYADFNDNGSRSSAADVKKELEKLKAENVQGIVLDLRFNGGGSLQDAVEMAGLFFESGPVVQVRGGQGAPTIINDRDPRVQYSGPLVVLVNKYSASASEILAAAVQDYKRGVVMGSASTYGKGTVQRIFDLDDAMPAEFNSIKPFGSLKLTTQKFYRVNGGSTQFKGVIPDIVLPDAYSYLDQGEKETDYPLKWDEISPAKYRPWNAQPNYDKLKQASSARVASSPSFKQLSDMVQRMVKRKDDTKVSLKLTTYRAEHQQAKAESDKYEAIQNAAQAMAIAPLASDLRQQGADTVKVNRASRFVKPLKKDITLREAVAVLKDQI; this is encoded by the coding sequence ATGTCATCCCCCCGACTCAAGATAGGCTTGTATGCCTCGGTGTTGCTGGCGGTGTTTGTGCTGGCTTCTTACAAGCTGTACCAGCGCAACGACGCCCGGGCTCCGCAAAAAGACGAAGTGCTGATCAAGGCCATGCTGCAAGCCTTGAGTGCAGCCCACTACCAACCGGAGCGTATCGACGACAGCTTCTCCAAGCGCGTTTTCGACTTATATCTAAAGCGTATTGATGCCAGCAAGAAGTTCTTGTTGCAGCCGGACATAGCTCAGCTGCGCAAGTACCAGAACGACATCGACAACCAGGTGCAGCGCGGCACCCATGAGTTTTTGGACCTGAGCACCCAGCTCATGGACCAGCGCGTGAAGGAGGTCCAGGGCTTATACCGCGAGATTCTGGCTAAGCCTTTCGACTTCACGGTAGAAGAAAACTTTGAAACCGAGTCCGACAAGATCAACTTCGCGGCCGACAAAGCGGCGCAACGGGAGGAATGGCGCAAGTTTCTGAAGTATCAGACGCTGGTGCGGGTTTCGGAGATGATGGATGAGCAGGCAAAGAAAAAGGATAAGCCGTTGGCTTCGTCGTCGGTTACCCCGTCGCCGGCCACTACGTCGGAGCCCATGCGCACGCCCGAGCAGATGGAAGCCGAAGCCCGCAAGCGGGTGCTGAAGTATTTCGATGACTACTTCAAGGACCTGCAACAGACCGACGCCAACGACCGGCTGGCTATGTATGCCAACACGATTTCCAACACCTACGACCCGCACACCGAATACTTTGCTCCCCGCGACAAAGACAACTTCGATATTGCCATGACGGGCCGCTTCGAGGGCATTGGGGCAACGCTGCAAGAAAAAGAAGGCCAGATTAAAGTGGCCGACATCGTGCCCGGCTCCGCCTCGTACCGCCAAGGCGACCTGAAAGCCGGCGACATCATTTTGCGTGTGGCCCAGGGTGCCGAAGAGCCCGTGTCGGTCGAAGGCTGGCGCCTTGACAAGGCCATCACCCTGATTCGGGGCCGCAAGGGTACGGAAGTACGTCTGACCGTGCGCAAACCCGACAACAGCACCAAGATTATTCCCATTATCCGCGACGTGGTGGTAATCGAGGAAACCTACGCGCAGTCGGCTACCATCAATGAGAATGGTAAAAAGCTGGGCTACATCAAGCTGCCAAACTTCTACGCCGACTTTAACGACAACGGTAGCCGCAGCTCGGCCGCCGACGTGAAAAAGGAGCTGGAAAAGCTGAAAGCCGAAAATGTACAGGGCATTGTGCTTGACTTGCGCTTCAACGGCGGCGGCTCGTTGCAGGACGCGGTGGAAATGGCAGGCTTGTTCTTCGAGAGCGGCCCGGTAGTGCAGGTGCGTGGCGGCCAGGGTGCTCCCACCATCATCAACGACCGGGACCCGCGGGTGCAATACAGTGGCCCGCTGGTGGTGCTGGTGAACAAATACAGCGCCTCGGCTTCGGAAATCCTGGCTGCTGCCGTGCAGGATTATAAGCGCGGCGTAGTAATGGGCTCGGCCAGCACGTACGGCAAGGGCACGGTACAGCGCATCTTCGACTTGGACGACGCCATGCCCGCCGAGTTTAATAGCATCAAGCCGTTTGGCTCGCTTAAGCTCACTACGCAGAAGTTCTACCGTGTTAACGGAGGCTCTACGCAGTTTAAAGGGGTAATTCCGGATATCGTACTGCCCGACGCCTATAGCTACCTGGACCAGGGCGAAAAGGAAACCGACTACCCGCTGAAGTGGGACGAAATCAGCCCGGCCAAGTACCGCCCGTGGAACGCTCAGCCCAACTACGACAAGCTGAAGCAAGCCAGCTCGGCCCGCGTAGCCAGCAGCCCAAGCTTCAAGCAGCTTTCGGACATGGTGCAGCGCATGGTAAAGCGTAAAGACGACACCAAGGTATCGTTGAAGCTGACTACTTACCGCGCCGAACATCAGCAGGCCAAAGCGGAGTCCGATAAATACGAGGCTATTCAGAATGCCGCTCAGGCCATGGCCATTGCCCCGCTAGCCTCTGACCTGCGCCAGCAAGGCGCTGATACGGTTAAAGTGAACCGTGCCTCACGTTTTGTAAAGCCGCTGAAAAAGGACATTACCCTTCGCGAAGCCGTAGCGGTGCTGAAAGACCAGATTTAA